From Thermosinus carboxydivorans Nor1:
CTTTAGTAAAGCGTCTCGCTCTTTTTCCGTCTGACTCAGACGTTGCGACAGGTCCTCAAGCCGTTGAAACGGAATGGTTGACCGAATGTCCTGGGTTGTACGAAACTGTACCGCAAGCATAATGCCAAGGACTACGCAGACAAGGGCAATAGCGACCTGGCCTTGCTTAATTTGAAGCAAAACAACCACCTCTTGTTTTTACTGTTTAAATTTGATGAAAGGAGACGCAAAATTAAGATCCACATAGTCTACCGGCATGTTCCGCTGCTGAATTTCTGCCAGAATGTCGCGCGTCAGTTTGGCTTTTTCTTCTAAACGCTCACCTTTGCCCACCCGGATACGTACAGAATTCACCGTATAAGCTATCATTTGGTCAGGCGACTGAATATTGAGCTCGGAAAGTTGGTTCAAGACCGGTTCGTCAAGGGCTGCCAGATAGGCGAGAGCGTTTTGCAGCGGTAGCGCATCCACCCGATCGCCAACATAAACATTGCCCAGCCGTATGCCAGTAATAATAGGCACATTCACCTGGCGAAGATTTTTAAACGCAGCCAACACTACGCCCTGCTTGTCTATCTGAACAAAACCATAGCTACTGGCCACATAAGCCAACGGCATCCGTTCCTTAACGTTAATAATAATTGTCGTAGGAAACTGGCGCGTAACTTCGACCTCGGCAATCCTGAGGTCGTTTTTTAACCGTTCTTGAATGTCACCAGTATGGAGCCGAAAAATATTAATACGTTCAGGAATACCGGCAATACGGTAAATATCGTCTACCGCAACATATTTATTGCCCTGTATAATTACAGAACCCACGGTAAAGTAGGTGGAGTTTACGAAAAGAAAAGCCGTTAGTAGCACTAATAGCGCCAGCAGCAAAACAATAAAACCCTGCGCAGTCTTAGACTTAGCGTCGCGGGCCGCTTTAACCCTTTCCGTTGTGCGCAATTCGCCACACCTCTTGTTCATGGGGCTTTAACGTCTCCGAAGTAATTATACACCATGTTATTTCATAAGATAAACTAAAAAAATAAGGGCAGCGCTTACGGCTGCCTGGAAGTCTTTTCTTCTTTGGCTATTAAAAGTATCCGTTCGCATAAATCAGCAAAAGATATTCCGGCAGCGGCTGCCGCCTTCGGCACAAGACTGGTCGCCGTCATTCCCGGAATTGTATTGACCTCCAGTACATAAGGATTATTGTCATCGTCCAGCATAATATCTACGCGAGCCACACCGCGGCAACCGAGGAGGTTAAAAGCGGCAACAGCCACCTGTCGCACCCGTTCAGCCGCATTATCATCAATTCTCGCGGGGATTATGTAATCGGTCGTTCCTTTAGTATATTTTGAATGATAGTCGTAGCGGCCGGAGTGAGGCACAATCTCGATGATCGGCAAGACTTCAAGCGGTTCTCCGCCCAGTATGGCAACAGTCAATTCCTTGCCCTTTATAAAATTTTCCACTACGATACAGTCACTGTAGCGGAAGGCCTCAACAACAGCGGCTTGAACCTGACTTTCTTCCTCGACAATTACCACACCAATGCTCGACCCCTGGGCAGCAGCTTTTACTACCAAGGGAATTGGGAACTTTTGCATAATTTCGGCAACCAAGTTCCGTTTAGCATCAGCCTTGGTATAAATTTCTGCTCGTGGTGTGGGTATACCGGCAGCCTGAAATAACCGTTTTGAAATGCTTTTATCCATAGCCAGAGCACTGGCCAGCACGCCCGAGCCTGTATAAGGTATGCCTAAAAGATCCAAAGCTCCCTGCAGCGCCCCGTCTTCGCCAAATTTACCATGAATGGCGTTAAAAACAAATGTGACACCATTTTCCCGCAGTTGCTCCAAAAACCGCGGAGGATCCAGGTCAATGCCCACTGCATCGTAACCTTTCTCCCGTAAAGCGCCCAGTATCGCCTTTCCCGTATTTAGAGATACTTCCCGTTCGGTTGAAGGTCCCCCCATCAACACGCCGATTTTTTCCCTTTCCAAAACCCAAGCCTCCTAATCGCAATTTTGTCGAACAATCCGTGCGCCTAAAGCCTGGAGCTTTCGCTCCAATCCATCGTAACCTCGATCGATATGGTATATATGCTCGATTTCCGATATTCCTTCCGCCGCCAGTGCAGCGATAACCAGCGCCGCGCCGGCACGCAGGTCGGGAGCAGCGACGATAGCCCCGGTTAGTTTGGGCACACCTCTTATAATGGCCGTCCGTCCTTCTACCTTTATTTTAGCACCCATGCGTGTCAATTCATCTACATGCTTGAACCGGTTTTCAAAAATTGTCTCAGTAATAATACTCGTTCCTTTGGCAACAGTCAGTAGTGATAAGATAGGCGCCTGCAAGTCAGTAGGAAAACCGGGGTGCGGCAGCGTCTTAATATCGACGCCGCGTAAATCCCCTGGCTTAACGCGAATATAACGACTGCCTATTTCTATTTGGACGCCAATTTCCTGCAGTTTATCGGTAACGGAAAACAAAAACTCAGGAATGATGTTATCAACAACTACATCACCACGAGTCATCGCGCCCGCTACCAAATAAGTACCGGCCTCAATCCGGTCCGGAATTACCGTGTGCTCGGTAGCAGTAAGTTTTGGTACACCATCAATCCTGATTGTATCCGTTCCTGCCCCGCTGATTTTAGCACCCATTCTATTTAGGAAATTCTGTAGATCAACAATTTCTGGTTCACGGGCCGCATTGCGAATAATTGTCGTTCCTTTCGCTAAAGCTGCAGCCATCATGGCATTTTCAGTAGCACCCACGCTGGGAAAATCAAAGTGAATTTCACCGCCAGCCAGCTCCGCGGCTTCAGCGATAATAAAGCCGAAACTCTCTTTAATTGTTGTTCCAATTTTCTCCAAGGCCTTAATATGCAAATTAATAGGCCGCGGCCCAATGGTACAACCTCCAGGATAGGATAGACGCACCTTGCGAAACCGTCCGAGCAGCGGCCCCATAAGAAACACGGAAGCTCGCATTTCCCGCATTAGGTGTTCAGGAACTTCCATGTGATTGACAGATGTTGTGTCAATTATAAGTGTATTTCCTTCCCTGACAATTTTTGCTCCCAATAAAGTCAGGATATCTTGCATTACCTTAATATCACGCAGTTTAGGCACGTCATGGATCACGCTGACGCCGGAGCAGAGAAGCGTCGCTGCCATAATCGGCAAGGATGCGTTTTTAGCACCGCTAATTGTAACCTGTCCGCATAGTTGTACTTCTCCTTCGACGACAAACTTTTCCACTGTCATCCCTCCCAGAAAAGTACAATCACCCGTCACAGCATTGCAGACAGTATTAAGGTTATATATTTACTGCATTTAATTTTTCTACCAGTTCTTCTCCTGCCTGGTATATATTTCCTGCACCCATCGTAATAATTAAATCACCTGGCTCAGCAATTTCTGCAAGATAACGTGCAATATTATTGCGGTCGGGAATATACGTCACTAGTCGGTTTGTCTGACGCTCAACCTCCTCCTTGATGACTTCTCCCGTAATTCCGGGTATGGGCTTTTCCCCTGCGGGATAAATATCCGTAAGAACTAAAATATCGGCCGGCTCAAAGGCGCGCCCAAACTCACTGCGCAAGAATTTAGTGCGTGAATAGCGGTGCGGCTGAAACACGCATATCAGACGTTTCGGGCGCATCTCACGGGCGGCCAAAAGAGTAGTGGTAATTTCCGTTGGATGGTGAGCATAATCATCGACTACCCAAATGCCATTAACACGCCCCTTAGTCTGAAACCGGCGCTTCGCCCCCAAAAATGAGGCAAGCCCGTCAGCAACCTGTGAAAAAGTAAGCCCTACATGCAGGCCAACGGCAAGGGCCGCTAGCGAATTGGCCACATTGTGCCTACCCGGTACATTTAACCGAATGGTACCGAGAAGTTCATTATGACGATAAGCGTCATAAATTATGGCAGGGCCGTGCACCCTTATGTTACGCGCCGTAAACTCGGCATCATGATTAATAGCGTAGGATATGTAGGGTCGATCCAGGGAAGCAGCAATATTCCGTATATAGGAATTGTCAAAGCAAAGTACCGCTAGACCGTCCTTAGGATGGATCTTATAGAGAAATTCCTTAAACGTAAAGAGAATGTTTTCCATGGTCTCATAAAAATCCATATGGTCGTTTTCAATATTCGTCACCACCGCTAGTCGCGGTGTTAACTTTAAAAACGAACCATCACTTTCATCCGCTTCGGCCACAAGGTATCTGCCTTTACCGTACTTGGCATTCCCGCCGATATACTCGAGTTCACCCCCGATTAACACCGTAGGGTCTAGGCCTGCCTTTTCCAACACAAGGGCGATCATCGATGTAGTAGTTGTTTTCCCATGGGCGCCGGCTATGGCAATACCTTCACGCTCGGCCATCAATGCTGCTACAATATCAGCCCGATGAAAAATTTTAAGCCCCTGTTCACGGGCAGCGCGGATTTCCGGGTTGCTCTCTGGAATAGCGCTGGAAACCACGATGGCCTCAACATCCCTAATGTTTTCGCTACGATGACCAATAAAGACTTTGGCCCCCATTTGCTCAAGTTTGCGCGTAGTTTCTGATTGGTTGATATCCGAGCCTGATATTTGATAATTCATGGCAAGCAGCACGGTGGCAATGGCGCTCATGCCTGCGCCACCAATACCAACAAAGTGAATTTTTTTTAGACCCTCGAGCAAATATGTTCTCCCCTTTCTCGCTCACCCTTCAGCGTATCTCATTGTATGCGCCTCCCGGTTAGGGTGTGACTATTCCGGTT
This genomic window contains:
- the murA gene encoding UDP-N-acetylglucosamine 1-carboxyvinyltransferase; translated protein: MEKFVVEGEVQLCGQVTISGAKNASLPIMAATLLCSGVSVIHDVPKLRDIKVMQDILTLLGAKIVREGNTLIIDTTSVNHMEVPEHLMREMRASVFLMGPLLGRFRKVRLSYPGGCTIGPRPINLHIKALEKIGTTIKESFGFIIAEAAELAGGEIHFDFPSVGATENAMMAAALAKGTTIIRNAAREPEIVDLQNFLNRMGAKISGAGTDTIRIDGVPKLTATEHTVIPDRIEAGTYLVAGAMTRGDVVVDNIIPEFLFSVTDKLQEIGVQIEIGSRYIRVKPGDLRGVDIKTLPHPGFPTDLQAPILSLLTVAKGTSIITETIFENRFKHVDELTRMGAKIKVEGRTAIIRGVPKLTGAIVAAPDLRAGAALVIAALAAEGISEIEHIYHIDRGYDGLERKLQALGARIVRQNCD
- the murC gene encoding UDP-N-acetylmuramate--L-alanine ligase, with product MLEGLKKIHFVGIGGAGMSAIATVLLAMNYQISGSDINQSETTRKLEQMGAKVFIGHRSENIRDVEAIVVSSAIPESNPEIRAAREQGLKIFHRADIVAALMAEREGIAIAGAHGKTTTTSMIALVLEKAGLDPTVLIGGELEYIGGNAKYGKGRYLVAEADESDGSFLKLTPRLAVVTNIENDHMDFYETMENILFTFKEFLYKIHPKDGLAVLCFDNSYIRNIAASLDRPYISYAINHDAEFTARNIRVHGPAIIYDAYRHNELLGTIRLNVPGRHNVANSLAALAVGLHVGLTFSQVADGLASFLGAKRRFQTKGRVNGIWVVDDYAHHPTEITTTLLAAREMRPKRLICVFQPHRYSRTKFLRSEFGRAFEPADILVLTDIYPAGEKPIPGITGEVIKEEVERQTNRLVTYIPDRNNIARYLAEIAEPGDLIITMGAGNIYQAGEELVEKLNAVNI
- a CDS encoding D-alanine--D-alanine ligase, which encodes MEREKIGVLMGGPSTEREVSLNTGKAILGALREKGYDAVGIDLDPPRFLEQLRENGVTFVFNAIHGKFGEDGALQGALDLLGIPYTGSGVLASALAMDKSISKRLFQAAGIPTPRAEIYTKADAKRNLVAEIMQKFPIPLVVKAAAQGSSIGVVIVEEESQVQAAVVEAFRYSDCIVVENFIKGKELTVAILGGEPLEVLPIIEIVPHSGRYDYHSKYTKGTTDYIIPARIDDNAAERVRQVAVAAFNLLGCRGVARVDIMLDDDNNPYVLEVNTIPGMTATSLVPKAAAAAGISFADLCERILLIAKEEKTSRQP
- a CDS encoding cell division protein FtsQ/DivIB; this translates as MNKRCGELRTTERVKAARDAKSKTAQGFIVLLLALLVLLTAFLFVNSTYFTVGSVIIQGNKYVAVDDIYRIAGIPERINIFRLHTGDIQERLKNDLRIAEVEVTRQFPTTIIINVKERMPLAYVASSYGFVQIDKQGVVLAAFKNLRQVNVPIITGIRLGNVYVGDRVDALPLQNALAYLAALDEPVLNQLSELNIQSPDQMIAYTVNSVRIRVGKGERLEEKAKLTRDILAEIQQRNMPVDYVDLNFASPFIKFKQ